A single Chryseobacterium sp. DNA region contains:
- a CDS encoding glucose 1-dehydrogenase, producing the protein MEISLHNQVAVVTGASSGIGSGIAKSLAAAGAAVIVNHSSERSSEEAKAVLKEITDAGGKGITCQCDVSKEDQVIAMFQEAISQFGTVDILINNAGIQKDAKFTEMTLDQWNAVIGVNLTGQFLCAREAIKEFLRRGIDASRSVACGKIIHISSVHEIIPWAGHANYASSKGAVRMLMQTLAQEYGADKIRVNSICPGAIQTPINKNAWDTPEALNSLLTLIPYNRIGQPQDIGNLAAFLASDLADYITGTSIFVDGGMTTFESFSTGG; encoded by the coding sequence ATGGAAATCTCACTTCATAATCAGGTGGCTGTAGTTACAGGAGCCTCCAGTGGAATTGGTTCAGGAATCGCAAAATCTTTAGCAGCAGCAGGAGCTGCAGTCATTGTCAATCATTCCTCGGAAAGGTCTTCAGAAGAAGCAAAAGCCGTTTTAAAAGAGATTACCGATGCCGGAGGGAAGGGAATTACCTGTCAATGTGACGTTTCCAAGGAAGATCAGGTCATTGCAATGTTTCAGGAGGCCATTTCCCAGTTCGGGACGGTGGATATTCTCATCAATAATGCAGGGATTCAAAAGGATGCTAAGTTTACAGAGATGACCCTTGATCAGTGGAATGCGGTCATAGGAGTAAATCTTACCGGACAGTTTCTTTGCGCAAGGGAAGCCATCAAAGAATTTTTACGAAGGGGAATAGATGCTTCACGGTCTGTTGCCTGTGGTAAGATTATTCATATCAGCTCTGTTCATGAAATTATTCCCTGGGCAGGACACGCTAATTATGCCTCTAGTAAAGGAGCTGTCAGAATGCTGATGCAAACGTTGGCTCAGGAATATGGTGCAGACAAGATCCGTGTCAATTCTATTTGTCCAGGAGCCATTCAGACTCCTATCAATAAAAATGCATGGGATACCCCGGAAGCACTCAATTCACTTCTCACACTGATTCCTTACAACAGGATCGGACAGCCCCAGGATATCGGAAATCTGGCCGCGTTTCTGGCCAGTGATCTGGCAGATTATATTACGGGAACCAGTATTTTCGTCGACGGCGGAATGACCACCTTTGAGAGCTTTTCTACAGGAGGATAG
- a CDS encoding DUF1684 domain-containing protein, with amino-acid sequence MKKYIVFFLILPMWIFSQKMVSKEIMEVKKFQEELNAEYLNPKETPLRGDHLKNFKGHPFFPFDIKYRVTAKFVKSKKTKPFELPTSAGKTKTYQEYGKATFTLDGKPYTVTLYQSLDLIKKAQYKEYLFLPFRDATNEKETYGGGKYMDLKIPKGNTIVLDFNRSYQPFCAYNAYDYNCPIVPEENKLPVEIRAGVMYEDIYHE; translated from the coding sequence ATGAAAAAATATATTGTGTTCTTTTTGATCCTGCCCATGTGGATCTTTTCTCAAAAAATGGTCTCTAAAGAAATAATGGAGGTTAAGAAATTTCAGGAGGAACTCAATGCCGAATATCTTAATCCAAAAGAAACCCCTTTAAGAGGAGATCATCTTAAAAATTTTAAAGGCCATCCTTTCTTTCCGTTTGATATCAAATACAGAGTAACGGCAAAATTTGTTAAATCAAAAAAAACAAAACCTTTTGAACTTCCGACTTCTGCAGGAAAAACCAAGACTTACCAGGAATATGGAAAAGCAACTTTTACCCTTGACGGAAAACCTTATACAGTCACTTTATACCAAAGTCTGGATTTGATCAAAAAGGCTCAGTATAAAGAGTATCTCTTTCTTCCTTTCAGAGATGCAACGAATGAAAAAGAAACGTATGGCGGGGGAAAATATATGGATCTGAAAATTCCGAAAGGAAATACCATAGTGTTGGATTTTAACCGATCCTATCAGCCGTTTTGTGCCTATAATGCCTACGATTACAATTGCCCCATTGTTCCTGAAGAAAATAAACTTCCGGTGGAAATACGGGCCGGTGTGATGTATGAAGATATCTATCATGAATAA
- a CDS encoding GMC family oxidoreductase N-terminal domain-containing protein — MDRKKFIKTSALAIPAFYFLQSHFFQGAERKIQRSQETIEAPIVIIGSGYGGSVAALRLCEAGKKVIMLEMGLNWGKAGIPFSNLLKPGKSSAWLKKKSIAPFMNIFSLTPFTGTLDRLSFDHINIWVGRGVGGGSLVNGGMAVTPKESYFKEVFPHLDAEKFFTYYFPLVQKELKVNVIDEQFLKDCPYYQFTRVGEKEAHRAGFKTIRVPNVYDFKYMEKEYRNEVPRSALNTEVIYGNNYGKNSLDKTYLKKALETGNLEIFDLHRVDHIRLNDDKSYTVTAQQTDTSGNIIADKTFHCGKLILSAGTMGTLQLLLHSNAVNGLPLDEHIGKNWGNNGNFMTGRNWVKPLSGGTGSKQSTIPVGGIDNWDDKEHPFFTEIAPLPMGMDVATALYLLINRVDKKGDVRYDKARQSLVLNWDETNTAKMRENARYFIRKMNKANGGTRSHLLFNNGFGADICYHPLGGCVLNEATDQYGKLKDHKNLFVLDGSLIPGTVGVNPFVTITAIAEYCIENLIRKNEFA; from the coding sequence ATGGACAGAAAAAAATTCATTAAGACAAGCGCTTTGGCGATCCCGGCTTTTTACTTTCTTCAATCCCATTTCTTTCAGGGTGCAGAAAGGAAAATCCAACGATCCCAAGAGACCATTGAAGCACCTATTGTGATCATTGGCAGTGGATATGGGGGTTCTGTAGCAGCCTTACGTCTTTGTGAAGCCGGGAAAAAAGTGATTATGCTGGAAATGGGTCTTAACTGGGGAAAAGCGGGAATTCCGTTTTCCAATCTGTTGAAGCCGGGAAAAAGCTCAGCCTGGCTGAAAAAGAAAAGCATTGCTCCTTTCATGAATATTTTTTCGCTGACTCCCTTTACCGGAACACTGGACCGCCTGTCTTTTGACCATATTAACATTTGGGTAGGAAGAGGAGTGGGCGGAGGTTCATTGGTTAACGGCGGAATGGCCGTAACTCCGAAGGAAAGTTACTTCAAAGAGGTTTTCCCCCATCTTGATGCCGAAAAGTTTTTTACTTATTACTTTCCTTTGGTACAGAAAGAGCTTAAAGTCAACGTGATTGATGAACAGTTTTTAAAAGACTGTCCTTATTACCAATTTACAAGGGTAGGAGAAAAGGAAGCTCACCGGGCAGGTTTTAAAACCATAAGAGTTCCGAATGTCTATGATTTCAAATATATGGAAAAAGAATACCGGAATGAGGTTCCGCGGTCTGCTCTCAATACGGAAGTGATCTACGGAAACAATTATGGCAAAAACAGCTTAGATAAAACATATCTTAAAAAAGCCCTTGAAACCGGCAACCTTGAAATATTTGATCTCCATCGTGTAGATCATATCAGGCTTAATGATGACAAAAGCTATACTGTAACTGCACAGCAAACGGATACATCAGGAAATATAATCGCTGATAAAACATTTCATTGTGGAAAGCTTATCCTTTCAGCAGGTACCATGGGAACCTTACAACTGCTGTTACATTCAAATGCAGTCAATGGGCTGCCTCTTGATGAACATATTGGAAAAAACTGGGGTAACAACGGAAATTTTATGACAGGAAGAAATTGGGTCAAACCGCTGTCCGGCGGAACAGGATCGAAACAATCGACTATTCCGGTAGGCGGAATTGATAACTGGGATGATAAAGAGCATCCTTTCTTCACAGAAATTGCGCCTTTACCTATGGGAATGGATGTGGCTACCGCCTTGTATCTGCTGATCAACAGGGTAGATAAAAAAGGAGACGTCAGGTACGATAAAGCCCGTCAGTCACTGGTTTTGAACTGGGATGAAACGAATACTGCCAAGATGAGAGAAAATGCCAGATATTTTATCAGAAAAATGAATAAGGCCAATGGCGGAACCCGAAGCCATCTTCTGTTTAATAACGGTTTTGGGGCAGATATCTGCTACCATCCCCTTGGAGGCTGTGTATTAAATGAAGCAACGGATCAATATGGTAAACTGAAAGATCATAAAAACCTGTTCGTCTTAGATGGTTCCCTGATTCCCGGAACCGTGGGAGTCAATCCTTTCGTTACCATTACTGCTATTGCTGAGTATTGTATTGAAAATCTGATCAGAAAAAACGAATTTGCTTAA
- the mqo gene encoding malate dehydrogenase (quinone), protein MPQSLTSRTPKPKYDVVLIGGGIMSVTLATLLHEFDPTLEIAIFERLGRFAKESTAAWNNAGTGHSAFCELNYTPEKPDGTIDITKAESIAEQFEISKQFWAYLVTKGYIKDPKDFINSCPHMSLVFGEKDAEYLKKRHDKMEESVLFSGMEFSTDHEKLREWIPLVMSKRNKSEVMAATKMDMGTDVNFGTLTRKMGRHLLEDSNVEVFLYHEVKDIDPREDRKWEMKVKDRIHNHKQEVVADFVFIGAGGYALPLLDSSDIKESEGYGGFPVSGQWLVSHNQELVKKHQAKVYTQATVDAPPMSVPHLDLRIIDGEKALLFGPFAGFSTKFLKEGSYLDLPESVNTKNLKSLFGAWWHNIPLTKYLIQQVAMTKSQRMQHLREFIKDAKEEDWELKVAGQRVQIIKKDEKEGGKLEFGTEVVVNKDGTIASLLGASPGASTAVYAMLNVLEKCFPEKLQGEWKEKLLEMVPSYGKKLAEHPALTEEVRHYTKEKLELEY, encoded by the coding sequence ATGCCACAATCGCTTACAAGCAGAACACCGAAACCTAAATACGACGTTGTACTGATAGGAGGCGGAATCATGAGTGTCACTTTAGCAACACTGCTTCATGAATTTGATCCAACTCTTGAAATTGCCATCTTCGAAAGACTCGGGAGATTTGCCAAAGAAAGTACAGCAGCATGGAACAATGCCGGAACAGGTCACTCCGCTTTTTGTGAGCTCAACTATACGCCTGAAAAACCAGACGGAACCATTGATATTACCAAGGCAGAAAGCATTGCTGAACAATTTGAAATTTCAAAACAGTTTTGGGCTTACCTGGTGACAAAGGGATATATAAAAGATCCTAAGGATTTTATCAATTCCTGCCCGCACATGAGCTTGGTATTTGGTGAAAAAGATGCAGAATACCTTAAAAAACGCCATGATAAAATGGAGGAATCTGTTCTTTTCTCAGGAATGGAATTTTCTACAGATCATGAGAAACTGAGAGAATGGATTCCTTTGGTCATGAGCAAAAGAAATAAATCTGAAGTAATGGCAGCCACCAAAATGGATATGGGAACGGATGTAAACTTTGGAACACTGACAAGAAAAATGGGAAGACATTTGCTTGAAGACTCTAATGTTGAAGTGTTCTTATACCATGAGGTAAAAGATATTGATCCAAGAGAAGACAGGAAGTGGGAGATGAAGGTAAAAGACAGAATTCATAATCACAAGCAGGAAGTTGTTGCTGACTTTGTATTTATCGGGGCCGGCGGATACGCACTTCCGTTGCTGGATAGTTCAGATATTAAAGAAAGTGAAGGGTACGGAGGCTTTCCGGTTTCCGGGCAGTGGTTGGTAAGCCATAATCAGGAATTGGTGAAAAAACATCAGGCTAAAGTGTACACACAGGCCACGGTAGATGCTCCGCCGATGTCGGTTCCGCACCTTGATCTTAGAATTATTGATGGAGAAAAAGCGCTTCTTTTCGGTCCTTTTGCAGGATTTTCAACAAAATTCCTGAAAGAAGGAAGCTATCTTGATTTGCCTGAAAGCGTGAATACAAAAAATTTGAAATCTTTATTTGGTGCATGGTGGCATAATATTCCGTTGACGAAGTATCTTATTCAGCAGGTAGCTATGACAAAATCCCAGAGAATGCAGCATTTAAGAGAGTTTATAAAAGATGCCAAAGAGGAAGACTGGGAATTGAAGGTTGCAGGGCAGAGGGTTCAAATCATTAAAAAGGATGAAAAAGAAGGCGGTAAACTGGAATTTGGAACTGAAGTGGTCGTCAATAAAGACGGCACCATAGCTTCATTGCTGGGTGCTTCGCCCGGAGCTTCCACAGCGGTATACGCCATGCTGAATGTCCTTGAAAAATGTTTCCCGGAAAAGCTTCAGGGAGAATGGAAAGAAAAACTGCTTGAAATGGTTCCTTCTTATGGCAAAAAACTAGCAGAACATCCTGCGCTTACTGAAGAAGTGAGACATTATACGAAAGAAAAATTAGAACTAGAATATTAA
- a CDS encoding GNAT family N-acetyltransferase, translating into MNNKVSLQFLDPKDLPAISYALDESQSRFTATVEKAMSMIRERNTEDAFPVTIFNDGQPVGFFILDFGDDKFELTDTQNSVLIRSLSVNPQMQGKGIGKEAMIQVDDFVRKHFKDCHEIVLAVNQKNESAYHIYRTAGYSYEGKTRIGRSGPQYLMYKKF; encoded by the coding sequence ATGAATAATAAGGTAAGTTTACAATTTTTAGATCCGAAAGATCTTCCTGCCATCAGCTATGCTTTGGACGAAAGTCAGTCACGATTTACCGCAACGGTAGAAAAGGCAATGAGCATGATCCGGGAAAGAAATACAGAAGATGCATTTCCGGTTACTATTTTCAATGATGGACAGCCTGTAGGTTTTTTTATCCTTGATTTTGGAGATGATAAATTTGAACTGACTGATACTCAAAATTCCGTTTTGATAAGATCTTTATCTGTGAATCCTCAAATGCAGGGAAAAGGAATTGGAAAAGAAGCCATGATTCAGGTAGATGATTTTGTAAGAAAGCATTTCAAAGATTGTCATGAAATTGTCCTGGCGGTGAACCAGAAAAATGAGTCTGCCTATCATATTTACCGTACAGCAGGATATTCTTATGAAGGAAAGACCAGGATCGGGAGAAGCGGACCTCAATACTTAATGTACAAAAAATTTTAA
- a CDS encoding AadS family aminoglycoside 6-adenylyltransferase, producing the protein MTGRTEKLEQIIHWAENNPDIRAVLLTSSLVNPYAPVDDFSDLDVELVFESRSAYETGNEWISLFGDPISMIEEKDSVFEGKHAMKMVLYKDHVKVDFKLYQVSEFVEEIKQETLPGDWDVGYKVLVDKDGLTKDMKLPGYQSVMIQKPTEQQFQQLINDFWWDTTYVAKCLKRGDIFYAKFMSENILRTDYLVPLIEWNIAGNHNWDNITTNKHGRLFKKYLPEELWNRIEATFSGSHPEENWTALFKFADIVHELGTALAEKLNFTYPAKHENDIRNYLTEVKSMP; encoded by the coding sequence ATGACGGGAAGAACGGAAAAACTGGAACAGATTATTCATTGGGCTGAAAACAATCCGGACATTCGGGCTGTTCTCCTTACCAGCTCGTTAGTAAACCCTTATGCTCCGGTAGATGATTTCAGTGATCTTGACGTTGAATTAGTCTTTGAAAGTAGGAGTGCTTATGAAACCGGCAATGAATGGATCAGTCTTTTTGGAGATCCCATTTCGATGATTGAAGAAAAGGATTCTGTTTTTGAAGGCAAGCACGCGATGAAGATGGTCTTGTACAAAGATCATGTCAAAGTTGACTTTAAGCTGTATCAGGTATCTGAATTTGTGGAAGAAATAAAACAAGAAACCCTTCCCGGTGATTGGGATGTAGGCTATAAAGTTTTGGTAGATAAAGACGGGCTGACAAAAGATATGAAACTGCCAGGCTACCAATCCGTCATGATCCAGAAACCTACAGAGCAGCAGTTTCAACAATTGATCAATGATTTCTGGTGGGATACCACCTATGTGGCCAAATGTCTTAAAAGGGGTGATATTTTCTATGCCAAATTCATGTCTGAAAATATTCTCCGAACAGATTATCTGGTTCCTTTGATAGAATGGAATATTGCCGGCAATCATAATTGGGATAATATAACAACCAATAAACACGGAAGACTGTTCAAAAAATACCTGCCTGAAGAACTTTGGAACAGGATAGAGGCTACCTTTTCCGGGAGTCATCCTGAAGAAAACTGGACTGCCTTATTCAAATTTGCTGATATCGTACATGAACTGGGAACTGCTTTGGCCGAAAAACTTAATTTCACCTATCCGGCAAAGCATGAAAATGATATCCGGAATTACCTTACTGAAGTAAAATCAATGCCCTAA
- a CDS encoding recombination protein O N-terminal domain-containing protein: MNSQNGFLLSLIKYGENDAVLHCFTEEEGFQTYFLKGIYSKRNKKKALLQPLSKLNFSVNPVRGSGIPSVSNFELVQNNDIYTDIKINTIIFFISDFLNQILKFENKNANIFVSIDQFVGELVNKNYQSHLLF; encoded by the coding sequence ATGAATTCACAAAATGGTTTTTTACTTTCACTGATAAAGTATGGGGAAAATGATGCAGTCTTGCATTGTTTTACAGAAGAGGAGGGTTTTCAAACTTATTTCCTGAAAGGAATTTATTCTAAGAGGAATAAAAAGAAGGCCCTGCTGCAGCCTTTGAGTAAACTTAATTTTTCCGTAAATCCGGTAAGAGGCAGCGGTATACCGTCTGTTTCAAACTTTGAACTGGTCCAAAACAATGATATCTATACTGATATAAAGATCAATACGATTATTTTCTTCATCTCAGATTTCCTGAACCAGATTCTTAAATTTGAAAATAAAAACGCCAATATATTCGTAAGTATTGATCAATTTGTAGGGGAGCTGGTTAACAAAAACTATCAGTCGCACCTTCTTTTTTAG
- a CDS encoding glucosidase, which yields MSEKERISDISWKKWGPYVSNREWGLVREDYSENGDAWNYTGHHTAEAKTYRWGEEGICGICDDLQRLVFSVGFWNKNDSMVKERFFGLTNGQGNHGEDVKEYFYYLDSTPTHSYMKMLYKYPQHAFPYEDLIAKNAERTKTEPEYELIDTGIFDANEYFDIFIEYAKESQHDILIRLTIINKSEKEAPLVLLPTVWFRNTWNWGYDDYKPKLSGEEANRIKVQHKDLEIRNIYAKQSLKTLFCNNETNNERLYQSANPSRYCKDGINDFVLNGNTQSVNPQNTGTKASFLIEENFKGKESRTFEFRISNKELKEPFEDFDTVFDLRHQEADEFYAEIQKGIPSEDERLVQRQAFAGMLWNKMFYHYNVEKWLKGDPAEMPPSKSRDKIRNYDWKHLNNAHIISMPDKWEYPWYATWDLAFHTISFSLIDPDFAKHQLKLFLFEWYMHPNGQLPAYEWNFSDVNPPVHAWAVFRVFKIDEYLNEKPDLEFLESAFQKLLMNFTWWVNKKDSNGNNIFEGGFLGLDNIGVFDRNSVLPNGEQLEQSDGTSWMAMFALNMMRIALELALYNTVYEEMAMKFFEHFLSIANSLDNMGDENFSLWDEEDEFFYDAIASNDGPHMYLRLRTIVGLIPMFAVEVIDDEMIENLPNFKKRMEWVLDNKPELASLVSRWAVKGQDSKHLLSLLRGHRLKKLLERMLNPAEFLSDYGIRALSKEYEQNPYTLNLNGADYCVKYTPAESDSGLFGGNSNWRGPVWFPINFLIIESLQRFFFYYSPDFLVEYPTGSGNYADLDQIADSLSKRLSKIFLKDENGKRPVHGQYERFQTDPDFKDYILFYEYFHGDNGRGVGASHQTGWTGLIAKILQPRFSKKAIAESETEMPEDPDTKGKEE from the coding sequence ATGTCAGAAAAAGAAAGAATCTCAGATATATCATGGAAAAAATGGGGTCCTTATGTAAGTAACCGGGAATGGGGACTTGTGCGTGAGGATTACAGCGAAAATGGAGATGCATGGAATTATACCGGTCATCATACAGCTGAAGCCAAAACATACCGGTGGGGTGAAGAAGGGATTTGCGGGATCTGTGATGACCTTCAAAGATTGGTCTTTTCTGTCGGTTTTTGGAACAAAAATGATAGCATGGTCAAAGAACGGTTTTTTGGCCTTACCAACGGACAGGGAAATCATGGTGAAGATGTAAAGGAGTATTTTTATTACCTGGATTCTACTCCTACCCACTCTTATATGAAAATGCTGTATAAGTATCCTCAGCATGCATTTCCCTATGAAGATCTGATCGCAAAGAATGCAGAAAGGACTAAAACAGAACCTGAATACGAACTCATTGATACCGGTATCTTTGATGCCAATGAGTATTTTGATATTTTTATTGAATATGCTAAGGAAAGCCAGCATGATATTTTAATCAGGCTTACCATTATCAACAAATCGGAAAAGGAAGCTCCCCTTGTATTACTGCCCACAGTATGGTTCCGGAATACCTGGAACTGGGGCTATGATGATTATAAACCAAAGCTGTCTGGTGAAGAAGCAAACCGGATCAAAGTACAGCATAAGGATCTTGAAATCAGGAATATTTATGCAAAACAATCTTTAAAAACCCTGTTTTGCAATAATGAAACGAATAATGAAAGGCTTTATCAATCTGCTAACCCATCAAGATACTGTAAGGATGGCATTAATGACTTTGTACTGAATGGAAATACGCAATCGGTCAATCCCCAAAATACAGGAACCAAAGCTTCATTTTTGATTGAAGAAAATTTTAAGGGTAAAGAATCCAGAACCTTTGAATTCAGGATTTCAAATAAAGAATTAAAAGAACCGTTTGAGGATTTCGATACTGTTTTTGATCTGAGACACCAGGAGGCAGACGAGTTTTATGCTGAAATTCAGAAGGGCATTCCATCTGAGGATGAAAGGCTGGTGCAGAGACAGGCCTTTGCAGGAATGCTCTGGAATAAAATGTTCTACCATTACAATGTTGAAAAATGGCTGAAAGGAGACCCAGCAGAGATGCCGCCTTCAAAATCCCGGGATAAAATAAGGAATTATGACTGGAAGCATCTCAATAATGCCCATATTATTTCTATGCCTGACAAATGGGAATATCCTTGGTACGCTACCTGGGATCTGGCTTTTCATACGATTAGTTTTTCATTGATTGATCCTGATTTTGCCAAACACCAGCTTAAGCTTTTTCTATTTGAATGGTATATGCATCCCAACGGACAGCTCCCTGCATACGAATGGAACTTTAGCGATGTAAATCCTCCGGTGCATGCCTGGGCTGTTTTTAGGGTATTCAAAATTGATGAATATTTGAACGAAAAGCCAGATCTTGAATTCCTGGAGAGTGCCTTTCAAAAACTCCTGATGAATTTTACATGGTGGGTCAATAAAAAAGACAGCAATGGCAACAATATTTTTGAGGGAGGCTTTTTAGGATTGGATAATATCGGGGTGTTTGACCGGAATTCTGTCTTACCGAATGGGGAGCAGCTGGAGCAATCAGACGGAACAAGCTGGATGGCGATGTTTGCCCTGAATATGATGAGGATAGCTCTTGAGTTGGCTTTGTATAATACTGTTTACGAAGAGATGGCAATGAAATTTTTTGAGCACTTCCTGTCTATTGCCAATTCATTAGATAATATGGGAGACGAGAATTTCAGTCTTTGGGATGAAGAGGATGAGTTTTTCTACGATGCCATTGCTTCCAATGACGGTCCTCATATGTATTTAAGATTAAGAACAATTGTAGGCCTTATTCCTATGTTTGCCGTTGAGGTCATCGATGATGAAATGATTGAAAACCTACCTAATTTTAAGAAAAGAATGGAGTGGGTGCTTGATAATAAACCGGAGCTGGCGTCTTTGGTTTCCAGATGGGCCGTTAAAGGGCAGGACTCCAAGCACCTGTTGTCTTTGCTTCGGGGACATCGTTTAAAAAAGCTGCTGGAAAGAATGCTCAATCCGGCTGAATTTTTAAGCGACTACGGAATAAGGGCGCTGTCAAAAGAATACGAACAGAATCCCTATACTTTAAACCTTAATGGAGCAGATTATTGTGTAAAATATACCCCTGCAGAAAGTGACAGTGGACTTTTTGGAGGGAATAGCAATTGGCGTGGGCCTGTTTGGTTTCCCATAAACTTCCTGATCATTGAAAGTCTGCAACGTTTTTTCTTTTATTACAGTCCTGACTTTTTGGTTGAATATCCAACAGGCAGCGGAAATTATGCTGATCTTGATCAGATTGCAGATTCTTTAAGTAAAAGACTTTCTAAAATTTTCTTAAAAGATGAAAATGGAAAACGTCCTGTACATGGTCAGTATGAAAGATTTCAGACTGATCCTGATTTTAAGGATTATATCCTGTTTTACGAATATTTTCATGGCGATAACGGCCGTGGGGTAGGAGCTTCACATCAGACCGGCTGGACGGGGCTGATTGCAAAAATTCTGCAGCCTAGGTTCTCCAAAAAAGCCATTGCAGAATCTGAAACTGAAATGCCGGAAGATCCTGATACTAAAGGCAAAGAAGAATGA